Proteins encoded within one genomic window of Terriglobia bacterium:
- a CDS encoding 7-dehydrocholesterol reductase, with protein sequence MILCSPPFTITLWYTYVVHGGSVLSLLAEFRHAGTLAVIGHVWRPVFWGSRTAWTMLLIYGTVQLALMKVLPGRTVQGPVTPGGNIPVYKVNGLFAFIATLALYLAASFGLGLFPAAVIYDHFGELLGALNLFSIVFCAFLYVKGRTRPSNCDSGGTGSIVFDYFWGMELHPVILGWDVKMFTNCHFGMMGWPLILISFAAAQYSRHGRLSHAMLASIGIQFIYLAKFYWWEAGYLRSLDITHDRAGFYICWGCLAWLPSIYTSSTLYLVDHSLSLRALPAALIFAAGTVCVLVTYLADEQRQRVRETDGRTLIWGKAPVLIVGRYVTAGRGQRQNLLLASGWWGLARHFHYVPEALCGFLWILPAGFENLLPYFYLIFLAILLPDRAIRDDKRCAAKYGEDWEVYRNAVPYWAIPGII encoded by the coding sequence TTGATTCTTTGCAGTCCGCCTTTCACCATTACCCTGTGGTACACGTACGTGGTTCATGGCGGGTCCGTGTTAAGCCTGCTCGCCGAGTTCAGGCACGCCGGAACTCTGGCGGTGATCGGGCATGTATGGAGACCAGTGTTCTGGGGATCGCGGACCGCGTGGACGATGCTTCTCATTTACGGGACAGTCCAGCTGGCTCTGATGAAGGTTTTGCCCGGCCGTACCGTTCAGGGGCCGGTGACTCCCGGCGGCAACATTCCCGTTTATAAGGTCAACGGGCTTTTTGCATTTATCGCTACGCTGGCCCTATATCTGGCAGCCTCGTTCGGTTTGGGATTGTTCCCGGCGGCAGTGATCTACGATCATTTCGGGGAACTGCTGGGGGCGCTCAACCTTTTCAGTATCGTCTTTTGTGCCTTTCTCTACGTTAAAGGCCGGACCAGGCCTTCCAACTGCGACAGCGGCGGAACCGGAAGCATCGTTTTCGATTATTTCTGGGGAATGGAGTTGCATCCGGTCATCCTGGGTTGGGACGTCAAGATGTTTACAAACTGCCATTTCGGAATGATGGGCTGGCCTCTGATCCTCATATCCTTCGCAGCGGCGCAATATTCAAGGCATGGACGTCTCAGCCACGCGATGCTGGCCTCGATCGGGATTCAATTCATTTATCTGGCGAAATTTTATTGGTGGGAGGCCGGCTATCTTCGCTCGCTCGATATCACGCATGATCGCGCCGGCTTCTATATCTGCTGGGGCTGTCTTGCCTGGCTGCCGAGCATCTACACCTCGTCCACCTTGTATTTAGTGGATCACTCGCTATCTTTGCGCGCCTTACCGGCGGCTCTGATTTTTGCCGCAGGAACTGTGTGTGTGCTGGTCACTTATCTTGCCGACGAGCAACGGCAGAGGGTGAGGGAGACGGACGGAAGGACTCTGATATGGGGCAAAGCACCGGTTTTGATCGTCGGACGATATGTAACGGCCGGGCGCGGGCAAAGGCAAAACCTTTTGCTCGCTTCAGGCTGGTGGGGACTTGCCCGGCACTTCCACTACGTGCCCGAGGCCCTTTGCGGCTTCTTGTGGATACTGCCGGCCGGGTTCGAAAACCTGCTTCCCTACTTTTATCTTATTTTCCTGGCCATTCTCTTGCCGGATCGCGCTATTCGAGACGACAAGCGCTGTGCCGCGAAGTACGGTGAAGATTGGGAAGTCTATCGCAATGCGGTGCCCTATTGGGCGATCCCGGGAATAATCTGA